The Deltaproteobacteria bacterium region TTCTAAGTTTCGGGTTGCTCAGCATGGCCAGCACGTCCGCAACCAGATTCAGCATCACGTAGACACCGGCAAAGATAAGGCCGCTCGCCTGGACCACCGGGAGGTCCCGTTTCGATACCGAATCCACGAGGAGTTGCCCAAGCCCCGGGTAGACGAAAACCACCTCGACGATCACCACTCCCACAACGAGGTAGGCCAGATCCAGGACGACAACATTGATGATCGGCGCAAGGGCGTTCGGAAAGGCATGATAGACGATGATCCGGCCCCGTGACAGGCCCTTGAGCTGCGCCATCTCGATGTACGGACTCGAAAGGACGTTGATGATGGAAGCCCGGGTCATCCTCATCATATGGGCCACCACGACGAGAGTGAGCGTCAGAGACGGAAGCACAATGCTGTACACCTTCTGGCCAAAGGACATATCGTCACTTATGTCGGAAATGCTGGGGAAGAAATTGAAGTGCACCGAAAACACGGCGATCAGAACGTAGGCGATGAAAAACTCCGGGAGGGAGATCGAGCTGATGGTCGTAATGTTGATGATCCGGTCAAAAAGGCTGTCCCTGTAAAGAGCAGCGAGCATCCCGAGGATAATCGCCAGCGGTACGGAGATTACCGCTGCCGATGCCGCGAGGAAAAGGGTGTTTGAGAGACGCCAGCCGATAAGGTCGGCGATAGGCCGGCCATTGGCCAATGAACGGCCTAGATCGCCTTTCAGGAAACCCCGAAGCCAGTGGAAATACCGCACATGGGGAGGGAGATCGAGCTTCAGCTCTTTGCGAAAGGCCGCAACCGTCTCGGGGGTTGCCTGTTGCCCCAGTACCGCTTGGGCCAGATCGCCTGGAAGCGCCTCCACGCCAAGGAAGATGAGCACGGAAATCACGACGATTGTCATGAAACCAAGGCCGATCCGCTTGACCACCATTCCGGCAAGGCTATTCATCTCCTCCTATTCGATCCCTTTCTCGTCTTCTTCTAGCTTGCGCCCCCATCTTGAAGATTCACCGCTAATCCGCCCCGCCCCCTCCGCCGCAGAAAAAGGAGGCGGGGAAGACCGGTCGATCTCTACTTGCGACTCTGAGCTTCTCGACTAGGCGAACCACCAGCGCTCGGCGAGTTTCATGCCGTCCAGCTCCATACTTCCCGCAAAGTTTTCGAATTTGAGCTTCTTTGTTGCAGCCTCAACAATATCAGCAAACATGGGAACAACCACTCCGCCCTCATCACAGACGATCCGCTGCATCTCCACGTACATCTCGCGCCGCTTGGCATCGTCAAGCTCCGCGCGGGCCTTCACAAGCAGTTCGTTGAACCTCTCGTTCTTCCAGAAGGTGTCGTTCCAGTTGGCATCCGCAGCATAGGCGGTGGAAAACATCCAGTCCGGGGTGGCACGCCCTCCCCAGTAGCACATGCACCACTCCTTCTTCATCCATACGTTACTCCAGTACCCGTCATCCGGTTCCCTCACGACCTTGATCTTTATGCCAGCCTTCGCAGCACTTTCCCTGTAGAGGATGGCCGCGTCGATCGCCCCGGCAAAGGCGGCCTCTGCGGCATGGAGCTTGAAAGTATGTCCCGTCACCCCTGCCTTTTTCATATAATACCTGGCCTTGTCCGGATCGTACCTTCTCTGCGGCAACTCCGAGGCGTAGTAGCGCTGGATCGGAGCAATGGGATGGTCGTTGCCAAGGGCACCATAGCCCCTGAGAATGGTCTTCAGCATCTGCTCGCGATCGACGGCGTACTTGAGGGCAAGCCTGACGTCATTGTTGTCATAGGGAGAAAAATCGGTCCGCATGGGCATGGTATAGTGAGTCGTACTTGTAACCCTTACCACCTGAATGTTCGGGACCCTCTTGAGCAGGTGAACGGTCTTCAGCTCGCACCTGTCCATGACGTCTATCTGGCCGGTCTTAAGGGCATTGGTTCGAGCGTTGACGTCCACGATGCTGAGGGTCTCCACCTCGTCGAAGTGAGCCCGTCCCGCTTTCCAGTAGTTGGGGTTCCGCTTGGTAAAGGCCCTCACCCCCGGCTCCCAGTCCTGGAGCATGTAGCCCCCTGTCCCTATTCCCTTCTCCCATTCGGCTCCGGAGGTGCCCGCAGGAGCAATCGTCAAGTGATAGTCACTCATGATATAGGGGAAGTCGGCGTTGCCGCCCTTCAGCTTGAATACCACGGTATACCTGCCGTCGGCCTTGATGTCTTCGATGGGGTCGACGATCCCCTTGGCAGCGGATTTCGACTCCTTGCCCCTGTGATGATTGATGGAAAACACGACGTCCCCGGCATCGAGGGTCTTGCCGTTGTGAAACTCAACCCCCTTGCGGAGCTTGAATCTCCAGGTGACGGCATCCGGGGAGGCTTCCCAGCTTTCAGCCAGTTCGGGAATGGTATTGTAGTTGTGATCGATTTCGACCAGACAGTTTCTTATCTGGAAGTTGATAAACTGGTTCATATTCGACGTAAGCCTGCCAGGATCGAGAGAGTCCGTGGTCGACCCCCCGGTGCAACCGACTCTCAAAC contains the following coding sequences:
- a CDS encoding ABC transporter permease, with the protein product MNSLAGMVVKRIGLGFMTIVVISVLIFLGVEALPGDLAQAVLGQQATPETVAAFRKELKLDLPPHVRYFHWLRGFLKGDLGRSLANGRPIADLIGWRLSNTLFLAASAAVISVPLAIILGMLAALYRDSLFDRIINITTISSISLPEFFIAYVLIAVFSVHFNFFPSISDISDDMSFGQKVYSIVLPSLTLTLVVVAHMMRMTRASIINVLSSPYIEMAQLKGLSRGRIIVYHAFPNALAPIINVVVLDLAYLVVGVVIVEVVFVYPGLGQLLVDSVSKRDLPVVQASGLIFAGVYVMLNLVADVLAMLSNPKLRSPK
- a CDS encoding ABC transporter substrate-binding protein — protein: MSRLRELEDLLSRGKISRREFLARASALGVAAAISPSLLGGIAHGAAPKKGGRLRVGCTGGSTTDSLDPGRLTSNMNQFINFQIRNCLVEIDHNYNTIPELAESWEASPDAVTWRFKLRKGVEFHNGKTLDAGDVVFSINHHRGKESKSAAKGIVDPIEDIKADGRYTVVFKLKGGNADFPYIMSDYHLTIAPAGTSGAEWEKGIGTGGYMLQDWEPGVRAFTKRNPNYWKAGRAHFDEVETLSIVDVNARTNALKTGQIDVMDRCELKTVHLLKRVPNIQVVRVTSTTHYTMPMRTDFSPYDNNDVRLALKYAVDREQMLKTILRGYGALGNDHPIAPIQRYYASELPQRRYDPDKARYYMKKAGVTGHTFKLHAAEAAFAGAIDAAILYRESAAKAGIKIKVVREPDDGYWSNVWMKKEWCMCYWGGRATPDWMFSTAYAADANWNDTFWKNERFNELLVKARAELDDAKRREMYVEMQRIVCDEGGVVVPMFADIVEAATKKLKFENFAGSMELDGMKLAERWWFA